In Pseudophryne corroboree isolate aPseCor3 chromosome 3, aPseCor3.hap2, whole genome shotgun sequence, a genomic segment contains:
- the LOC135054770 gene encoding uncharacterized protein LOC135054770, translating into MDPTLNQSRRFVPGQSDETLDTMTIEMPALGRPFSLGMLYDSWADKLIPGISLWNNEALRKNVNSELQENTSIDFIASDTVSDKSSALNINGSLKVSILCGMIDVGGSASYLKDSKTSKDQARVTLQYSRTTQFKQLSMDHLGSQNMTYHNVFDKGTATHVVTAILYGAQAFFTFDCEMSTSENTKNIQGHFHAMIKKIPKVSVGIEGNLILNDKEKEDVKKFSCKFHGDFALEKNPVTYEDAIKIYTNLPKLLGEKGEKAVPVKVWLYPLCKLDSRAAQLVRDISADLVFRTEKVIQQMIDVTIHCNDLMRHLAAETFPDIKSNIIQLKEQCDLFTLTFKKQLAQTLPAIRGGTAEEAALADNLLSIKQSPFENFHIAKFLSRKQQEMDAVNSYLKVLNNIKVLPTESDINGVILDPMIEYVVCYNFTSLNEEEPYLLEMCNWLQTPVHSVYESTNFSPWFNDKNVSKMARKCVRAFQDFAETNASNEETKFIISSVPDQNNPGVSIYLYEGGELVSTKFEPPTKPNPLVIRGRTHNSMELILSPADFGKEFIEGYKIEYRSTEEENWSHFITNYKAEKITVTGLKPNTKYQFRYSAVCKPGLSAVSDIKDEKTRPTSPPEAINVTTEPSYLLLQFKEPTVIGDGATIIEYKVEYKIKAKKQAEGWLKYKSGRKEETCIIEGLNSMTSYIIRVSAICGDSGDSAPSDEIVVMTTIEKSSNLKHELTQESSLLTKGIERGKPSVYQLIMDFCGSRYRKYNLGKENLQISNKVILLVGATGTGKTTLINGMANYILGVEWKDDFRFKLVHEVTGKSQAHSQTSVVTAYKINHDSRYQIPYSLTMIDTPGFGDTRGIGQDKKITEDIHAFFTADNDIDQIDAVCFVIKASSARLTSTQKYIFHAIFSIFGKDIRDNVLILINFSDSAQPPVLEAIKAADIPCPVNNDGNPVHFKFNNSALFANNQASDMNFNEMYWKMGVYNMKTFFSHLSKIEPKSLKLTREVLMERKLLEITVQALQPQIKAGLMKLDEIRKTEEVLQWNKDRMAENKNFEYEVTTTVPVQRDITGSFITNCQQCHFTCHYPCQIADDNQKAKCAAMCNEICTQCPGKCVWNVHFNQKYKWEYVTKKERRTYNQLKQKYEAASGDVITIQRWTNKLSTEYRIVKETVYGLINKSSQSLKRLREIALKPNPLSTTEYIDLMIQSEEQEAKPGYQERIKSLTEVRQTAAILEKIQKEEELLPKQH; encoded by the coding sequence GTATATCATTATGGAACAATGAGGCATTGAGAAAGAATGTGAATTCAGAACTTCAAGAGAACACCTCTATTGATTTCATAGCTTCAGACACCGTTTCTGACAAATCATCAGCTCTAAATATCAATGGTTCCTTAAAAGTCAGTATCCTCTGTGGAATGATAGATGTTGGTGGATCTGCAAGTTACCTAAAAGACAGTAAGACATCTAAGGACCAAGCCAGAGTCACCCTACAGTACTCAAGGACCACACAGTTTAAACAGCTGAGCATGGACCATTTAGGTTCTCAGAACATGACTTATCATAATGTGTTTGACAAAGGGACAGCCACCCATGTGGTCACTGCTATTTTATATGGTGCACAAGCCTTCTTTACATTTGATTGTGAGATGTCTACATCAGAAAACACTAAAAATATACAGGGACATTTCCATGCCATGATTAAAAAAATACCCAAAGTTTCAGTTGGAATAGAGGGAAATCTAATACTAAATGATAAAGAAAAGGAAGATGTTAAAAAATTTAGCTGTAAGTTTCATGGAGACTTCGCCCTGGAGAAAAATCCGGTCACATATGAAGATGCCATAAAGATTTACACCAACCTCCCAAAACTGCTAGGAGAGAAAGGGGAAAAGGCTGTACCTGTGAAAGTCTGGCTGTATCCACTGTGTAAACTGGACAGTAGAGCCGCCCAGTTGGTTAGAGACATTAGTGCTGATCTCGTTTTCAGGACAGAAAAGGTGATacagcaaatgatagatgttaccatACACTGTAATGATCTGATGAGACATCTGGCTGCAGAGACCTTTCCAGACATCAAGAGTAACATCATTCAGCTCAAAGAGCAGTGTGATCTATTTACTCTCACATTCAAGAAGCAGCTTGCACAGACCTTACCCGCTATCCGTGGTGGGACAGCAGAGGAAGCTGCACTTGCTGATAATTTACTTAGTATAAAACAATCTCCATTTGAgaatttccacattgcaaaattttTGAGCAGAAAACAACAGGAAATGGATGCTGTAAATTCTTATCTGAAAGTGCTGAACAATATCAAAGTATTACCAACTGAGAGTGACATTAATGGAGTCATTCTGGACCCTATGATTGAATACGTTGTGTGTTACAATTTTACATCATTAAATGAGGAGGAGCCATATCTTTTGGAAATGTGTAATTGGCTCCAAACTCCTGTACACAGTGTCTATGAGAGTACAAACTTCTCACCATGGTTCAATGACAAAAATGTTTCTAAAATGGCCAGGAAATGTGTGAGAGCTTTTCAAGATTTTGCTGAGACCAATGCATCCAATGAGGAGACTAAATTCATTATCTCATCTGTCCCAGACCAGAATAATCCTGGAGTCTCTAtttacctgtatgaaggtggggaatTGGTGAGTACAAAGTTCGAGCCTccaactaaacctaaccccctagtTATCAGAGGTAGAACCCATAATAGTATGGAGCTCATCCTCAGTCCTGCAGACTTTGGGAAAGAGTTCATAGAGGGATACAAAATAGAGTATAGATCTACTGAGGAGGAGAACTGGTCACATTTTATAACAAATTATAAAGCTGAGAAGATCACAGTTACAGGACTAAAACCTAATACAAAGTATCAGTTCAGATACTCTGCAGTGTGTAAACCAGGACTCAGTGCAGTCAGTGACATTAAAGATGAGAAAACCCGTCCCACTAGTCCACCAGAAGCTATAAATGTCACTACGGAACCCTCCTATCTTTTATTACAGTTTAAGGAACCAACTGTTATCGGAGATGGAGCCACAATAATTGAGTATAAAGTTGAATACAAAATAAAGGCTAAAAAGCAAGCAGAGGGGTGGCTGAAATATAAATCAGGAAGGAAAGAAGAGACTTGTATTATTGAGGGACTAAATTCAATGACATCCTACATAATACGTGTGTCGGCCATATGTGGTGATTCTGGGGACAGTGCTCCCAGTGATGAGATTGTAGTTATGACAACAATAGAGAAATCATCTAATCTTAAACATGAACTCACTCAAGAAAGTAGTTTGCTAACAAAGGGAATAGAAAGGGGGAAACCTTCTGTATATCAGCTGATAATGGATTTTTGTGGCTCTCGATATCGTAAGTACAACTTGGGAAAAGAAAACCTTCAGATATCCAATAAAGTCATTCTTTTAGTAGGAGCTACAGGAACAGGAAAAACAACCCTGATCAATGGGATGGCCAACTACATCTTGGGTGTGGAATGGAAAGACGACTTTAGGTTCAAACTTGTACATGAGGTAACAGGCAAATCTCAAGCTCACAGTCAAACCTCTGTAGTTACAGCCTACAAGATAAACCATGATAGTAGATACCAAATCCCTTATTCCCTCACCATGATAGACACACCAGGGTTTGGAGACACACGAGGAATAGGACAGGACAAGAAGATCACAGAGGACATCCATGCATTCTTTACAGCGGACAATGACATTGATCAGATAGATGCTGTGTGCTTTGTCATTAAAGCTTCTTCAGCTCGGTTGACATCCACTCAGAAATATATTTTTCATGCTATATTTTCTATCTTTGGGAAAGATATCAGAGACAACGTACTTATTCTTATCAACTTCTCAGATAGTGCACAACCACCAGTATTAGAGGCTATTAAAGCTGCTGACATCCCCTGTCCTGTGAACAATGATGGTAACCCTGTTCACTTTAAGTTCAATAATTCAGCTCTGTTTGCAAACAATCAGGCCAGTGACATGAATTTTAATGAAATGTACTGGAAAATGGGGGTGTACAATATGAAAACCTTCTTTAGTCATCTGAGTAAAATagaaccaaaaagtctgaagttgaCTAGGGAAGTCCTCATGGAAAGGAAATTGCTTGAGATTACTGTGCAGGCCTTACAGCCACAAATAAAGGCTGGACTAATGAAACTGGATGAAATAAGGAAAACAGAGGAAGTTCTGCAGTGGAATAAGGACCGTATGGCAGAAAATAAAAACTTTGAGTATGAGGTCACCACAACTGTTCCAGTACAAAGAGACATAACAGGCAGCTTTATAACCAACTGCCAGCAATGTCACTTTACCTGTCACTATCCCTGTCAGATTGCTGATGACAATCAGAAAGCAAAATGTGCCGCTATGTGTAATGAAATTTGTACACAATGCCCAGGTAAATGTGTCTGGAATGTTCATTTCAATCAAAAGTATAAGTGGGAGTATGTGACTAAAAAAGAGAGAAGAACCTACAATCAGCTGAAACAAAAATATGAAGCAGCTTCTGGAGATGTGATTACTATACAAAGGTGGACCAATAAACTTAGCACGGAGTATCGTATTGTGAAAGAAACAGTGTATGGTCTTATTAATAAATCATCACAGAGTCTGAAGCGCCTCCGTGAAATTGCGCTGAAACCAAACCCTCTCTCAACTACCGAATACATTGACCTAATGATACAAAGCGAAGAACAAGAAGCCAAACCAGGATATCAGGAAAGAATCAAGTCACTGACAGAGGTCAGGCAGACGGCGGCCATATTAGAGAAGATTCAGAAGGAAGAAGAGCTGCTGCCTAAACAACACTAA